A portion of the Gigantopelta aegis isolate Gae_Host chromosome 10, Gae_host_genome, whole genome shotgun sequence genome contains these proteins:
- the LOC121384616 gene encoding polyamine oxidase 6-like produces MLIYFLTLATCCGGFQAAETNSENVDVIILGAGVAGITAAKTLSENNLNDFVILEGSDRIGGRIKHGIIGSNTVELGSSFIIGTKGNPVWDLASKYNLSGKVANYDNVAAVNEVGTDVTATEAEKAWNKWASVDLGLDKKFEDIKANKIEDMTLAVGLKLGGWYPDSPVKRAVEWFEDVDFAFFQNADTISLKYQKMFRKQLKTDGSASEFLVSDPRGYVHIFNEMKDDVRLKLNEVVTVVKYNDSKVVVTTSANKMYTANYAIMTFGLGVLQHRLVKFEPELPLWKEDSLFRINVGHAANVLVECSEEASAFFNDEDFALYASGNYGFYPVWINMMSDGLLLNTSNIISSMPTGEEAQRVERIGESALKSEITKLLRDVNKNQNIPEPTTVLVSDWSRNPLFMGSMASLPVGFSEDQIKAVQAPVGRLYFAGEAYHGVYTGFVQGALHSGRDQAEDVLKCRQGSCKKYEPPKKPEPNCPTSLSVQLKIPSLFVLASCIIMSYIYL; encoded by the exons ATGCTTATATATTTTCTAACCCTGGCGACGTGCTGTGGGGGATTCCAGGCAGCAGAAACTAACTCAG AGAATGTTGACGTCATCATTCTGGGTGCCGGCGTTGCTGGTATCACCGCCGCCAAGACGCTGTCAGAAAACAACCTCAATGACTTCGTAATCCTAGAAGGCAGCGACCGGATTGGAGGAAGAATAAAACATGGAATTATTGGATCCAACACAGTCGAGTTAGGAAGTTCCTTCATTATTGGCACGAAGGGAAATCCAGTATGGGATTTGGCATCTAAATATAATCTGTCTGGCAAAGTCGCCAACTACGACAATGTGGCCGCAGTGAACGAGGTTGGCACAGATGTCACAGCGACCGAGGCAGAGAAGGCTTGGAATAAATGGGCAAGTGTTGATCTTGGGTTGGATAAGAAATTTGAAGATATCAAGGCAAACAAAATTGAAGATATGACCTTAGCCGTGGGACTGAAGCTTGGCGGCTGGTATCCGGATTCCCCTGTCAAACGAGCAGTAGAATGGTTTGAAGATGTAGATTTCGCCTTTTTTCAAAACGCCGATACGATTTCCTTGAAATATCAAAAGATGTTTCGAAAGCAACTTAAAACAGATGGGTCTGCCAGTGAATTTTTGGTGAGTGATCCGAGAGGTTACGTGCATATATTTAATGAAATGAAAGATGACGTTCGTCTGAAGCTGAATGAGGTTGTCACGGTAGTAAAATACAACGATTCGAAGGTGGTCGTCACAACTAGCGCCAACAAGATGTACACCGCGAACTACGCAATCATGACATTTGGCCTCGGGGTCCTGCAACACCGCCTCGTGAAATTCGAACCAGAGCTGCCATTATGGAAAGAAGATAGTCTGTTTAGAATCAACGTGGGACACGCAGCAAACGTGTTGGTAGAATGTTCAGAAGAGGCCAGTGCATTCTTTAACGATGAAGATTTTGCTCTGTACGCTAGTGGAAACTACGGTTTCTATCCCGTTTGGATCAACATGATGTCTGATGGCCTGCTTCTGAATACCAGCAACATCATCAGCAGCATGCCGACTGGGGAAGAAGCTCAGAGAGTCGAACGTATCGGGGAGTCGGCTCTCAAGTCTGAGATAACCAAACTGTTGCGTGACGTGAACAAGAACCAAAACATCCCTGAACCAACGACCGTCCTGGTGTCTGACTGGTCCAGAAATCCACTCTTCATGGGGTCCATGGCGAGTCTTCCAGTCGGGTTCTCAGAGGATCAGATTAAAGCAGTGCAAGCTCCAGTAGGTAGATTGTACTTTGCAGGCGAGGCCTACCATGGCGTGTACACCGGGTTTGTACAGGGAGCCTTACACTCTGGAAGGGATCAAGCCGAAGATGTCTTGAAGTGTCGACAAGGGTCCTGCAAGAAATATGAACCACCTAAGAAACCAGAACCTAATTGTCCAACGTCCTTGTCCGTGCAGCTAAAGATTCCGTCTCTCTTTGTACTGGCATCGTGCATCATTATGTCGTACATTTATCTATAG
- the LOC121382946 gene encoding polyamine oxidase 1-like, producing the protein MPGCCYMNGMTTENVDVIILGAGVAGLTAAKTLSENNVTDFVILEGSDRIGGRIKHGFIGSTTVELGSNYIVGTTGNPVWDLASGYNLSGVVTNYDNVTVLDAFGTDVTNTEAAAAWVKWKSAIGVLGKKYSDIRANKIEDIAVGVGLKLGGWYPDSPVKRAIQWYESVDFSFAQITNLVSLKERNKFLQRLIIDGSNSEFLVSDPRGYVHVFNEMKNDFLVKDDVRLKLNEVVTVVKYDDSKVVVTTSANKTYTANYAIMTFGLGVLQHRLVKFEPELPLWKEDNLFRINVGHAANVLVECSEEARAFFNKKAYAVYASENYGFHPVWVNMMADGLLPNTSNIISSMPTGEEAQRVERIGESALKSEITKLLRDVNKNQNIPEPTTVLVSDWSRNPLFMGSMASLPSGFSEDRIQAVKAPVGRLYFAGEAYHVMFRGFVRGAYYSGRNQARLIVKCRQGLCTKYEPPEGQENECSSSQSVRIYIPSVFILALCTIASHIYI; encoded by the exons ATGCCTGGATGCTGCTACATGAACGGAATGACAACTG AAAATGTTGACGTCATCATCCTGGGTGCCGGCGTTGCTGGTCTCACCGCCGCAAAGACGTTGTCAGAAAACAACGTCACCGACTTCGTAATCCTTGAAGGCAGCGACCGAATTGGAGGAAGAATAAAACACGGGTTTATAGGATCCACCACCGTTGAGCTGGGTAGTAACTATATCGTTGGAACTACGGGAAACCCCGTGTGGGATCTTGCCTCTGGATACAATCTCTCTGGTGTGGTGACAAACTACGACAACGTGACGGTATTGGACGCATTTGGAACAGATGTTACAAACACCGAAGCCGCAGCTGCTTGGGTTAAATGGAAGAGTGCTATCGGTGTCCTGGGAAAGAAGTATTCTGACATACGAGCTAACAAGATCGAAGATATAGCCGTTGGCGTGGGACTGAAGCTTGGAGGCTGGTATCCCGATTCTCCCGTTAAACGAGCAATACAATGGTATGAGAGTGTGGACTTTTCGTTTGCCCAAATCACCAATCTGGTTTCACTGAAAGAGCGAAATAAATTTCTTCAGCGACTCATCATAGACGGGTCTAACAGTGAATTTTTGGTGAGTGATCCGAGAGGTtacgtacatgtatttaatgaaatgaaaaatgacttcTTGGTCAAGGATGACGTTCGTCTGAAGCTGAATGAGGTTGTCACGGTAGTAAAATACGACGACTCGAAGGTGGTCGTCACAACTAGCGCCAACAAGACGTACACCGCGAACTACGCAATCATGACATTTGGCCTCGGGGTCCTGCAACACCGCCTCGTGAAATTCGAACCAGAGCTGCCATTATGGAAAGAAGACAATCTCTTTAGAATCAACGTGGGTCACGCTGCAAATGTACTGGTAGAATGTTCAGAAGAGGCCAGGGCATTCTTTAACAAGAAAGCGTACGCAGTGTATGCAAGCGAGAACTACGGTTTCCATCCCGTTTGGGTCAACATGATGGCTGATGGCCTGCTTCCAAACACCAGCAACATCATTAGCAGCATGCCGACTGGGGAAGAAGCTCAGAGAGTTGAACGTATTGGGGAGTCGGCTCTCAAGTCTGAGATAACCAAACTGTTGCGTGACGTGAACAAGAACCAAAACATCCCTGAACCAACGACCGTCCTGGTGTCTGACTGGTCCAGAAATCCACTCTTCATGGGGTCCATGGCGAGTCTTCCTTCTGGTTTCTCGGAGGACCGAATTCAAGCCGTGAAGGCTCCTGTTGGCAGGCTGTATTTTGCAGGCGAGGCCTACCATGTGATGTTTAGAGGGTTTGTCAGAGGGGCCTACTACTCGGGACGGAACCAAGCCAGACTGATCGTCAAGTGCCGACAGGGATTGTGTACGAAATATGAACCTCCGGAGGGCCAGGAGAACGAGTGTTCGTCATCTCAGTCCGTTCGGATTTATATTCCGTCGGTCTTCATACTAGCATTGTGTACCATTGCCTCgcacatttatatttaa